GGCGCAGGTGTTGGCCGGGCTGCCGCTGGCCGGTATCGCACTGGGACAGGCGATCGGTGCGGCACCTGTGGCATTTCTCGTGAGACCCGGTGCCGGCACCTGGTTGCTTGTGGTCGGTGTCGTCCTGGCGTGCGCGGGGCTGCTCTGGTCGGACCGGATCCTCGCGAAGGTCACGCGATGAGCTGGGCTGCGCTGTGTCTTGCGGGTGCACTCCTGATCGCACCCGCTCGCACTCGTACCAACGCCTTGCGGTCATGGTCGTCGGGGCACCGTCAACGAGCGACGGGGACCGACGATCCGCTCGCGGCCGCTTCGACTTTCGACCTGTTCGCCGCCTGCCTCACCGCCGGGATGGCCGTCTCGACCGCCGCCGCTGCGGCCGCGCACACCGCACCGCGGCCGCTGGCGCAGGTTCTCACCCGAGCCTCGGATCTGTTGGCCCTTGGTGCCGACCCGGTCATCGCTTGGTCCAACGACGTTGAGACACATGACAAGAACGTGGATGCACTGCTGCGGATGGCGCGGCGGTCCGCAGCCTCGGGCACTGCCCTGGCGCACGGGGTCGCCGAGCTGGCGACACAGTCGCGCCATGACGTGGCGGCCGCGGCCGATGCGGCCGCCGAACGCGCGGGCGTGCTCGTCGCCGGGCCGCTCGGCCTGTGCTACCTGCCCGCATTCGTGTGTCTCGGGATCGTGCCGGTGGTCGTCGGGCTTGCCGGTGATGTGCTCGGGGCGGGTTTGTTGTGAGGTTCACGGAAAGGAAAATCGAAGATGGGCAATGTGTTTCAACGTATCCAGGCACGGATGACACTGCTCGCGGTCGACGACTCAGGCATGTCGACCGTCGAATACGCTCTCGGCACCATTGCCGCGGCGGCGTTCGGTGCGATCCTGTACACGGTCGTGACGGGCGATTCGGTGGTGAGCGCGTTGAGCAACATCATCAGCCGGGCACTCAACACCAGCGTGTAGGGCTCGATGATCGGGGTGCGGTCACCGTCGAGGCCGCGTTCGCGATCGCGGCGCTCGTGGCCGTACTGGTGTTGTGCGCCGGTGGGCTCAGCGCGCTCTCGATGCAGGTGCGCTGCGTCGACGCCGCACGTGAGGCAGCCCGGTTGGCGGCGCGTGGCGACGGGTCCGCCACGGAGGCGGCCCGGCGAATCGCGCCGCGCGGGGCGCTTGTCGAGGTCCGCGGAGACGGTGCGTTCTACGTGGCGAGGGTCAGCGTCGATGCTCCGTTGCCCGGGCTCACCCTTGCGGCCGAGGCGGCGTCGGCCCGGGAACCCGGCATGTGACGATCGCGGATCGGCCAGTGTCATCGCCGTCGCGATGATCGCCGTATTACTCGTTCTCACGGGCGGTTTCGGCTATCTCGGGTCGGCAGTGGTGGCGCGGCACCGGGCGCAGGCGGCCGCAGATCTGGCCGCCCTGGCGGGCGCGGGCATCGTGGCGGCCGGTCCAGAAGCAGCATGCGAACACGCCGCGCAGCTCGCCCGGCGGATGGGCGGCGGCGTCACGTCATGTCTGGTGGAGGATCTCGACGTGGTACTCACCGTGGAGATCGCGGTCGCTCTGGGGCATTGGGATGTCGGGCCCGCCCGGGCATCCGCGCGCGCCGGGCCGGTGCGGTGAGCACACCTCGCGGTAGGAGGCCATCACGTTGGTGACACCCGCCGCAAGCTGAGTTGCGGGCGCGGCCGACCAGCAAGGGGGCCGTGAGGCGATGGTAGCTGTCGTGGATGTTCCAGACCTCAGGGGCTTGTGCGCGCCGCTCCTGTGAGGCCCAGATGCGGGCGCAGAGGAACTTCTCGGCGAGAATCCGGTTGTGGGGCTGCACTTTTCGCTGTTCCTGAGCCTGCGGGAACCCGATCGCGGCGAGGCCTTCTCATCTGAAGTGTCTCGGTGTACCGGAAAAGGCCATGGCCATCGATGGCGGAATGGATACGGCAGGGAACCTGGTTACTGTCGTCGTCGGGATCGTTGATTCTGCGACGGTTCAGCCCGAGTGGGATGTCACCCGGGTGACGGTGCGGCGACTGGTCTGGGCGACGTGCGCATTGAGTCACTCAGGGCGGCCGCCGTTGTAGCTCCATCCGGGCTTCCCGCCTGCTGCGTTGGAGGTGGTGGTCGTACCGATGATGAGGAACCGGACTTCGTCTTCGGCTACGGGGCAGTGCTCGACGCCTCGGGGAACGACGAAAAGGTCGCCGGGGTTGAGTATGACGTCGCGGTCGCGGAGCTGGACTGTGAGCGTGCCGTCGATGAGCAGAAAAGTCTCGTTTTGGTCATCGTGGGAGTGCCATCGCGTTGCCCCAATCCCTTTGGCGACTTTGAAGAGGCTGCCGTTGGCCTCGGCCACCATTCGCTGGGACCAGAACTCTGTCCACCCCGTCGGCATACCGCCGACAATTCGGCGCCACGCGGTCGGTTGACGGTGAAACACACCCGCGCGATTGATCGCCCAACAGCGCAGGCCGCGACACTCAGCCCAGACCCGCGTCGGCGATTTCGGCGTCGGTGGGTACCCGCAGGGCGAGCAGTCCCGCGTACGTGTCGGGTTCGAGTTCGACGCGGTTGATCGTCACGTGTACGGGCTGCCAGCCGCCGCCGGTGGTGCGCATCCGCAGCACGGCCGTGGTGAAGCCGGTGGCGAACTCCGCCGCCATGCGCTCCATGTGGGCGGCGTCGTCGGGGTGGATACGGGACGCACTGCCGTCATGGCTGCGCCAGTCGATGAACGGCGCCGGCTCGTCGAGCCACTTCAACAGCTTCCAGTGGTTGAGGTCGACAAGCGCGCGATAAACGTCCGGCCGGGCCAGACCGTCGAGGATGCGCTGGGCGAGGTCGTCGGCCGGGACCTCGGTGGTGTCGCGTTCGCTGCGCCAGTTCATCGCGCGGCAGATCATCCGGTCGCGCCCGTCGGTGCCCGGTTCGACGGACGTGCGGGCCACGAAACCCACGGTGATGGGCTCGCCGCGGAAGTCCGTCACATCCCACGTGGTGCAAATCGTGGTGCCCGGCCTCGGATTGATCGCGAGCGAGAGCACCTTCGCCTCGCTCGGATTGAGATCGCGGGTGGGCAGGTCATCGGCAAAGGTGCGGCCCTCGGTGAACTCTGCGTCGGGATCCATGCCGCTGTTGCGAATGGATTCAGGAGTATCGGTCGCGACGCCGGTGGTGAGATCCCAGACCAGCGCCCCCGGAATCAGTCGTTCCGGGGGTTCGGCGTGCGCTGGGCCGACCCAAACATGCACGCCATGAATGCAACCGTCCGTCATCCGCACCACTTCGGTGCGGATTACGCGCTTGGTCTTCGGGGTGATGCTGCTGAGGCCCTGGCCGGCGTGAACCGTTTCACCGATGGCGCTTTGGATCGCCATCAGGTTCGGGTTGCGGCGCAGAAACACACTGATCGGAATCAAATTCTTGGTTTGAGAGCCTCGCGCCACCACGGCGGGCTCGCTACCGAGTGTCTCCACGAGCAGCCAGTCGTGGGTCATACCACCCATTCTACCGGGCCTGATCTTGGTCATTGCGGACGATCTCGGGCACGGAATCCGCACCTGCGGGGCGCTCGATCCGGTAGTGCGGGGCGTACGGGTTGCGAATGCAACGGTGTTGACGTAATTTGCGTCCTGCACCCGGCCTCCGGGATAGGGAGCGGATCGAGTTGTCCGACCGTTCGCCGCAACGTTTGTGTGTTCGGCGCGCCCGAAGGTTTGGTGGACCGCGTCGTCGGCCGTCGAGGGGTCGGTCGTCAACGCGGGCCCGGGGGTGAACCGCTACTTCGCCAGCGCGCCGAGCACCAAGCGAAGCACCCGCACCGCCCCGGTCTTGTCGAGTGGATCGTTGCCGTTGCCACACTTGGGTGACTGCACGCACGAGGGGCATCCGCTCGGACACTCGCAGGCTTCGATCGCCGCGGCTGTCGCGCCCCACCATGTCCGCAACTGGCGGTACCCGCGATCGGCGAAACCCGCCCCGCCCGGGTACCCGTCGTAGACGAAGATCGACGGCAGTCCGTCGACCGGGCCCACGGCGGTGGACACCCCGCCGATGTCGCCCCGGTCGCAACTGGCGACCAGCGGGAGCAGGCCGATCGCGGCATGCTCGGCCGCGTGCAGCGCCCCGGGTACCGCGAGCGCCTCGATCCCGTTGTCCTGCAATGCCTCCGGTGTGATCGTGCACATCACGGCCATGGTGTCCAGGGTGCGCGGGGGCATGTCCAACTCGACGAAATCGATGACCTCACCGTCCATCCGGCGGCGCAGATAGCCGACGACGGTGTTGGTCACCGACACCGGCACCAGCCCGACGGTCACCGGCCCGTAGGTGACGCGCTCGCCGAGTCCGGTCACCGAGATGTCGGTCAGTTCCCTGGCGAAGGTCGTGTACCCCGGATCCTCGGCGTGCACGAACGCGATGCCGTCCTCGAAGTCGAGGGAGTCGACCAGGTAGCTCTCGCCCTGGTGTAGATACACCGCGCCCGGATGTACCGACGAGGCGGCCTGGCCCGCACCGGCGCTGCCCAGCATGCGTCCGGTGCCGGCCTCCAGGATGGCGATCTGCCCGCCCGTCGAGCCCCGGATGTCCACGGCTGGGTGCGGGTCGACACCGGGCGCGGGGAAGTATCCGGTCGGACGCTTGCGCAGCAACCCGTCGTCGACGAGCCGCTGGGCGACCGCCTCGGCGTTCCACATGCGCACCTCGGCCTCGGTGAGCGGCAGTTCGGCTGCCGCGCACAGCAGTTGCGGGCCCAGGACGTGCGGGTTGGTGGGGTCGATGACGACGCGTTCGATCGGCTTGTCCAGCAGCGCGGCGGGATGGTGCACGAGGTAGGTGTCCAACGGGTCGTCGCGCGCGATCAGCACCACCAACGCGCCCTGCCCGCGCCGGCCCGAACGGCCGGCCTGCTGCCAGAACGACGCGACCGTGCCGGGGAAGCCCGCCATGACCACGGCGTCGAGCCCCGCGATGTCGATGCCCAACTCGAGTGCATTGGTGGTCGCCAGCCCCCGCAGCCGCCCGTCGGTGAGCGCATGTTCGAGTTCGCGACGATCCTCGGCGAGGTACCCGGCGCGGTAGGAGGCGACCTGTTCGACGAGATCGGGTGCCCTCTCGGCCAATCGGGCGCGCGCCCCCAGCGCGGTGAGTTCGGCACCGCGACGGGACCGCACGAACGTCAGCGTGCGCGCCCCCTCGGCGACCAGGTCGGCCATCACCCGGCCCGCCTCTGAACCGGCCGAACGCCGTACCGGGGCGCCGTTCTCACCGGCAAGGTCGGGCAGCAGGGCGGGTTCCCACAGTGCGATGGTGCGCGCGCCCTGCGGTGAACCGTCCTCGGTCACCTCGACGACGGTCTGGCCGATCAGCTCGGCGGCGGTCTCGGCGGGGGAGGAGGTGGTGGCGCTCGCGAAGATCACCGTCGGGCTCAAAGTGTCGGCCCCGTTTGCCGAGTACCGTTCGCACAGCCGCAACAGCCGGCGCAGCACCATCGCCACGTTGGAACCGAAAATGCCGCGGTAGTAGTGGCATTCGTCGACCACGATGTACCGCAGGTTGCGCAGGAACACCGCCCAGCGGGAGTGGTTACGCAACAGCGACAGATGGATCATGTCGGGGTTCGAGAAGATCCATCGGGACCGTTCCCTGGCGAAGCGGCGTACCTCGGTCGCGCTGTCCCCGTCGTAGGGGGCGGGCGCGACATCGCGTAGGGCGGGGACGCTTTCGGTGAGCGCGTGCGCCGTGCGCAGCTGATCGTGCCCGAGCGCCTTGGTCGGTGACAGGTACAGCACCCGGGCCCGAGGATCGTCGGCAAGCGCCGACAGGATCGGAAGCTGGTAGGCCAGGGACTTGCCCGAGGCGGTGCCGGTCGAGATCACCACGTGCCTGCCGTCGTGTGCCAACTGTGCGGCGGTCAGCTGATGCGACCACGGTGCGGTGATGCCCCGATCATGCAACGCGCGCACCACATCTGGGTGAGCCCACTCCGGCCACGGAACGGGTTTGCCCGCCCGGGGCGCCAAATCCGCAACGTGGCGTAGCGGATTTTCGTCGCCGGGGGTGCCGTCAACTGCGGAAACGAGCAGCTCACGGCCGAAATTCAGCCCCCGATCCGACACGTCCGGACCTCCTGTCGTCTCTCGCGTTGCGGTCGTGCCGCCTCATGACATGAATTCTTCACCAGCCAACCGCGCGACAAGACTGTCGCACTCGGCCCGAACATGATTGACTGATCACGGTCGCAGCTTCTGTGTTCGTGTCTTTGCACTCGCAGGATCGTCGTTGCGATCGCGGTTCCTGCGAGGGTTGTAGGTCGGGTCAAGTTCCGACGACTCCACGAAGGTATGGCGGTCGGAACGGGCCCGGTACGCCGGAAGTCGGTGGACCGCACCCGGTAAGAAGAGAAGGAAATATCGAGAAATGCCACAGGGAACTGTGAAGTGGTTCAACGCGGAGAAGGGCTTCGGCTTCATTGCCCCCGAGGACGGCTCCGCTGACGTGTTTGTCCACTACACGGAAATCCAGGGCAGCGGCTTCCGCACCCTGGAGGAAAACCAGAAGGTTGAGTTCGAGGTCGGCCAGAGCCCCAAGGGGCCCCAGGCCACGGGTGTCCGGACCATCTGAGCGAGACAAACCTGACAGCGCACCCCCGCGACACGTCCCACCGGACACCGCGGGGGTGTTCTCGTTTTCGAGAGCGTCGCTGGCTTAGTGTCGATCCGTGAGCCAGCTGTCCTTCTTCTCGGCCGAGTCGGTGCCGCCCGCGGTCACCGATCTCACCGGGATGCTGGCTGCGCCCGGCCAGATCGTGCTGGTCGGCGGCGGCGGCCATCCGACCGCCCGGATCTCGGTGGTGGTCGACGAGCTGTGGCGGGCGCACGCGCTCGCCGAGATGATCGAGCAGGCCGGGCTGACCGCGGAGATCGCGCGCACCGACGAGAACACCCCGCTGGTGCGCACGACGATGGACGTGCGGCTGGTGCCGCTCGCCCGGCAGTGGACGCGCGGCGCCGTCAAGACCGTGCCTCCCGAGTGGTTGCCGGGCTCGCGCGAGTTGCGGGCGTGGACGCTGG
This genomic window from Mycolicibacterium goodii contains:
- a CDS encoding TadE family type IV pilus minor pilin; this translates as MAALVAVLVLCAGGLSALSMQVRCVDAAREAARLAARGDGSATEAARRIAPRGALVEVRGDGAFYVARVSVDAPLPGLTLAAEAASAREPGM
- a CDS encoding DUF4244 domain-containing protein, whose amino-acid sequence is MGNVFQRIQARMTLLAVDDSGMSTVEYALGTIAAAAFGAILYTVVTGDSVVSALSNIISRALNTSV
- a CDS encoding type II secretion system F family protein translates to MSWAALCLAGALLIAPARTRTNALRSWSSGHRQRATGTDDPLAAASTFDLFAACLTAGMAVSTAAAAAAHTAPRPLAQVLTRASDLLALGADPVIAWSNDVETHDKNVDALLRMARRSAASGTALAHGVAELATQSRHDVAAAADAAAERAGVLVAGPLGLCYLPAFVCLGIVPVVVGLAGDVLGAGLL
- a CDS encoding DEAD/DEAH box helicase; translation: MSDRGLNFGRELLVSAVDGTPGDENPLRHVADLAPRAGKPVPWPEWAHPDVVRALHDRGITAPWSHQLTAAQLAHDGRHVVISTGTASGKSLAYQLPILSALADDPRARVLYLSPTKALGHDQLRTAHALTESVPALRDVAPAPYDGDSATEVRRFARERSRWIFSNPDMIHLSLLRNHSRWAVFLRNLRYIVVDECHYYRGIFGSNVAMVLRRLLRLCERYSANGADTLSPTVIFASATTSSPAETAAELIGQTVVEVTEDGSPQGARTIALWEPALLPDLAGENGAPVRRSAGSEAGRVMADLVAEGARTLTFVRSRRGAELTALGARARLAERAPDLVEQVASYRAGYLAEDRRELEHALTDGRLRGLATTNALELGIDIAGLDAVVMAGFPGTVASFWQQAGRSGRRGQGALVVLIARDDPLDTYLVHHPAALLDKPIERVVIDPTNPHVLGPQLLCAAAELPLTEAEVRMWNAEAVAQRLVDDGLLRKRPTGYFPAPGVDPHPAVDIRGSTGGQIAILEAGTGRMLGSAGAGQAASSVHPGAVYLHQGESYLVDSLDFEDGIAFVHAEDPGYTTFARELTDISVTGLGERVTYGPVTVGLVPVSVTNTVVGYLRRRMDGEVIDFVELDMPPRTLDTMAVMCTITPEALQDNGIEALAVPGALHAAEHAAIGLLPLVASCDRGDIGGVSTAVGPVDGLPSIFVYDGYPGGAGFADRGYRQLRTWWGATAAAIEACECPSGCPSCVQSPKCGNGNDPLDKTGAVRVLRLVLGALAK
- a CDS encoding cupin domain-containing protein, with the translated sequence MPTGWTEFWSQRMVAEANGSLFKVAKGIGATRWHSHDDQNETFLLIDGTLTVQLRDRDVILNPGDLFVVPRGVEHCPVAEDEVRFLIIGTTTTSNAAGGKPGWSYNGGRPE
- a CDS encoding PAS domain-containing protein, with the translated sequence MTHDWLLVETLGSEPAVVARGSQTKNLIPISVFLRRNPNLMAIQSAIGETVHAGQGLSSITPKTKRVIRTEVVRMTDGCIHGVHVWVGPAHAEPPERLIPGALVWDLTTGVATDTPESIRNSGMDPDAEFTEGRTFADDLPTRDLNPSEAKVLSLAINPRPGTTICTTWDVTDFRGEPITVGFVARTSVEPGTDGRDRMICRAMNWRSERDTTEVPADDLAQRILDGLARPDVYRALVDLNHWKLLKWLDEPAPFIDWRSHDGSASRIHPDDAAHMERMAAEFATGFTTAVLRMRTTGGGWQPVHVTINRVELEPDTYAGLLALRVPTDAEIADAGLG
- a CDS encoding Rv3654c family TadE-like protein; this encodes MIAVLLVLTGGFGYLGSAVVARHRAQAAADLAALAGAGIVAAGPEAACEHAAQLARRMGGGVTSCLVEDLDVVLTVEIAVALGHWDVGPARASARAGPVR
- a CDS encoding cold-shock protein, whose translation is MPQGTVKWFNAEKGFGFIAPEDGSADVFVHYTEIQGSGFRTLEENQKVEFEVGQSPKGPQATGVRTI